From a single Brassica oleracea var. oleracea cultivar TO1000 chromosome C5, BOL, whole genome shotgun sequence genomic region:
- the LOC106343558 gene encoding GDSL esterase/lipase At3g05180-like, with translation METFLPYLLTLLLVAIFHTLPPLTSSFPISPDFPAVFNFGDSNSDTGELSSGLGFHLQPSYGQSYFFNPPSSGRFCNGRLIVDFLMEAIDRPYLRPYLDSVSTQSYRRGCNFAAGGSTVQKANAASISPFGFGVQVSQFITFKSKVLQLLQQDEDLQKYLPSEYYFKSGLYMFDIGQNDLAGAFYKKTLDQVVGLIPTIIDIFQDGIKRLYAEGARNFWIHNTGPLGCIAQVVSLFGRDKSKFDEFGCVSDHNQAAKLFNSQLHGLFIKLPQQYPDSRFTYVDIFSIKSDLILNHSKYGFNHSIMVCCGTGGPPLNYNDQVNCGSTGKSSDGTIITARACNDSSKYVNWDGIHYTEAANRFVALHILSGRYSETALS, from the exons ATGGAAACCTTTTTACCCTATCTTCTCACGTTGTTATTAGTAGCCATCTTTCATACTCTGCCTCCTCTCACCAGCTCTTTCCCTATTTCTCCAGATTTTCCGGCGGTTTTCAACTTTGGAGACTCTAACTCCGATACCGGAGAACTCAGCTCCGGTCTTGGCTTCCATCTTCAACCTTCATATGGACAATCCTACTTCTTCAACCCTCCATCGTCCGGAAGATTCTGTAATGGACGTCTCATCGTGGATTTTCTTA TGGAAGCAATTGATCGGCCTTATTTGAGGCCTTATTTGGATTCGGTGAGCACACAAAGTTACCGGAGAGGCTGCAATTTTGCTGCGGGTGGATCAACGGTTCAGAAGGCAAATGCTGCATCCATTAGCCCTTTTGGTTTTGGTGTTCAAGTCTCTCAGTTCATCACATTTAAGTCCAAAGTCCTTCAATTGTTACAACAAG ATGAAGATCTCCAAAAATACTTACCGTCAGAATATTATTTCAAAAGTGGATTGTATATGTTTGATATCGGACAAAATGATCTAGCTGGAGCATTTTACAAAAAAACATTAGATCAAGTCGTTGGTCTCATTCCTACAATCATAGATATATTTCAAGATGGAATAAAG AGATTATACGCAGAAGGTGCAAGAAACTTTTGGATACACAACACAGGACCACTTGGGTGTATAGCTCAGGTTGTGTCATTATTTGGGAGAGACAAATCAAAATTTGATGAGTTTGGTTGTGTCAGTGACCATAACCAAGCTGCTAAGCTGTTCAATTCACAGCTTCATGGTCTTTTCATAAAACTCCCTCAACAATATCCTGATTCTCGTTTCACATATGTAGATATCTTCTCCATCAAATCCGACCTCATCCTGAATCACTCCAAATACG GTTTTAATCATTCGATAATGGTATGTTGTGGAACCGGAGGACCACCATTGAACTACAATGATCAGGTTAACTGCGGTTCGACAGGAAAATCATCAGATGGTACAATAATAACAGCCAGAGCTTGTAATGATAGCTCCAAATATGTTAACTGGGATGGGATTCATTACACTGAAGCTGCAAACCGGTTTGTTGCACTCCACATTCTCTCTGGTAGATATTCCGAGACGGCCTTGTCATGA
- the LOC106343559 gene encoding phosphoglycerate mutase-like protein AT74, whose protein sequence is MSPDNKLLPKRIILVRHGESEGNLDTAAYTTTPDPKIQLTESGLLQAQEAGARLHSLISSSNPSSPEWRVYFYVSPYDRTRSTLREIGRSFSRRRVIGVREECRIREQDFGNFQVEERMRETKVDRERFGRFFYRFPEGESAADVFDRVSSFLESLWRDIDMNRLHINPSHELNFVIVSHGLTSRVFLMKWFKWTVEQFEALNNPGNSEIRVMELGQGGDYSLAIHHTEEELEKWGLSPEMIADQKWRVNAHKGEWKEDCKWYFGDFFHDLADSDKECETEAAVEEREVHEEVENNMLTNSEDNNEDELCNGQCS, encoded by the exons ATGAGTCCAGACAACAAGCTCCTTCCGAAGCGGATCATCCTCGTACGTCACGGCGAATCCGAAGGCAACCTCGACACGGCGGCGTACACGACGACACCGGATCCCAAGATCCAGTTAACCGAATCCGGTTTGCTTCAGGCGCAAGAAGCCGGAGCTCGTCTCCACTCGCTGATCTCATCATCGAACCCTTCTTCGCCGGAGTGGCGCGTGTACTTCTACGTTTCGCCGTACGATCGGACACGATCTACGCTCCGGGAGATCGGACGGTCGTTCTCGCGTCGCCGCGTGATCGGCGTTCGCGAAGAATGTCGGATCAGGGAACAGGACTTTGGGAATTTTCAGGTCGAAGAGAGAATGAGAGAGACCAAAGTGGACAGAGAGAGGTTTGGTCGGTTCTTCTACCGGTTCCCGGAAGGTGAATCCGCCGCCGATGTCTTTGATCGTGTCTCCA GTTTTCTTGAGTCTCTATGGAGAGACATAGACATGAACAGACTTCACATCAACCCGTCACACGAGCTAAACTTTGTGATTGTCTCGCACGGTTTAACATCACGTGTCTTTTTGATGAAATGGTTCAAGTGGACCGTGGAACAGTTCGAGGCGCTGAACAACCCCGGGAACAGCGAGATCAGAGTTATGGAGCTAGGACAAGGCGGCGACTACAGCTTGGCGATTCATCACACTGAGGAAGAGTTGGAGAAATGGGGCTTGTCACCAGAGATGATCGCTGATCAGAAGTGGCGTGTTAACGCGCATAAAGGCGAGTGGAAAGAAGATTGTAAGTGGTATTTTGGTGATTTCTTTCATGATCTGGCTGATTCTGATAAAGAATGCGAGACCGAGGCAGCCGTTGAAGAACGAGAAGTACATGAGGAGGTGGAAAACAATATGTTAACGAACTCAGAAGATAACAATGAGGATGAGTTATGCAATGGACAATGCAGCTGA
- the LOC106295657 gene encoding sugar transporter ERD6-like 11 isoform X1, with protein MVVEEDRRSMEEGLIQQRHQNDIDDPRVTTCVILSTFVAVCSSFSFGCAGGYTSGAESQIMKELDLSIAEFSAFGSFLNLGAALGAFCSGQLAITLGRRRTLWACDLLCIFGWLSIAFAKDVLWLDAGRISLGIGVGLISYVVPVYIAEITPKHVRGAFTSSNQLFQNCGLSLIYFFGTVINWRFLAIIGALPCVIQAIGIYFIPESPRWLAKIGSGKDVEHSLHQLRGRSADVSGESAEIQVMTKRLEEDSKSSFYDMFQKKYRRTLVIGIGLMLIQQLSGAAGVTYYSNTIFRKAGFSETLGSMIFGVFVIPKALLAVIFVDKWGRRPLLLVSAAGMSIGSLLIGVCFTLQGMDILPELTAVVIFICILVYFGCFAIGVGGLPWVIMSEIFPINIKVSAGTIVALTSWTTGWFVSYAFNFMFEWSAQGTFYIFGVVGGASLVFIWFLVPETKGQSLEELQASLTGTT; from the exons ATGGTGGTGGAAGAAGATAGAAGAAGCATGGAGGAAGGACTTATTCAGCAAAGGCATCAAAACGACATAGATGATCCTCGTGTTACCACTTGTGTTATACTCAGCACTTTTGTCGCTGTTTGTAGCTCCTTCAGCTTTGGCTGTGCT GGTGGTTATACTTCAGGCGCTGAGTCTCAGATCATGAAGGAGTTAGACCTTTCTATTGCAGAA TTTTCAGCTTTTGGGTCCTTCCTGAATTTAGGAGCTGCATTGGGAGCCTTTTGCAGTGGTCAATTGGCAATCACCCTCGGCAGAAGACGC ACGTTGTGGGCCTGCGATTTGCTTTGCATTTTTGGTTGGCTCTCCATTGCTTTCGCAAAG GATGTCTTGTGGCTGGACGCAGGAAGGATTTCACTAGGCATAGGAGTCGGCTTGATTAGCTACGTG GTACCTGTCTATATTGCGGAAATCACTCCAAAACATGTTCGTGGTGCATTTACTTCTTCGAACCAG CTTTTTCAAAACTGTGGACTGTCCCTTATTTATTTCTTTGGGACTGTGATTAATTGGCGGTTCCTGGCTATTATAG GTGCTCTTCCATGCGTCATTCAAGCGATCGGTATATACTTTATACCGGAATCGCCAAGATGGCTG GCTAAAATCGGCTCAGGTAAAGATGTAGAACACTCTTTGCATCAACTCAGAGGGAGGAGCGCTGATGTTTCGGGTGAATCAGCTGAAATTCAG GTTATGACAAAAAGGCTTGAAGAAGATTCAAAGTCGAGTTTCTATGACATGTTTCAGAAGAAGTATAGACGAACTCTTGTG ATTGGAATTGGTTTAATGTTGATACAACAATTATCTGGAGCTGCTGGAGTCACGTATTATTCAAATACTATATTTAGAAAAGCTG GCTTTTCAGAGACACTTGGGTCAATGATATTTGGTGTGTTCGTG ATCCCAAAAGCCTTGCTGGCTGTAATTTTTGTGGATAAATGGGGAAGACGACCACTCCTATTG GTTTCTGCTGCTGGAATGTCCATTGGATCCTTGCTTATTGGGGTTTGCTTCACGTTACAG GGAATGGATATTCTTCCTGAATTGACTGCAGTGGTCATCTTCATATGCATTCTG GTCTACTTTGGATGTTTTGCCATCGGTGTAGGAGGGCTGCCCTGGGTCATTATGTCCGAG ATTTTTCCGATCAATATTAAAGTTTCAGCTGGGACAATAGTGGCATTAACCTCATGGACCACTGGGTGGTTCGTGAGTTACGCTTTCAACTTTATGTTTGAATGGAGCGCACAAG GAACATTTTACATATTTGGGGTTGTCGGAGGAGCATCATTGGTTTTTATTTGGTTTCTCGTCCCGGAAACCAAAGGACAGTCACTGGAAGAATTACAAGCTTCGCTCACGGGGACAACTTGA
- the LOC106295657 gene encoding sugar transporter ERD6-like 11 isoform X2, whose product MVVEEDRRSMEEGLIQQRHQNDIDDPRVTTCVILSTFVAVCSSFSFGCAGGYTSGAESQIMKELDLSIAETLWACDLLCIFGWLSIAFAKDVLWLDAGRISLGIGVGLISYVVPVYIAEITPKHVRGAFTSSNQLFQNCGLSLIYFFGTVINWRFLAIIGALPCVIQAIGIYFIPESPRWLAKIGSGKDVEHSLHQLRGRSADVSGESAEIQVMTKRLEEDSKSSFYDMFQKKYRRTLVIGIGLMLIQQLSGAAGVTYYSNTIFRKAGFSETLGSMIFGVFVIPKALLAVIFVDKWGRRPLLLVSAAGMSIGSLLIGVCFTLQGMDILPELTAVVIFICILVYFGCFAIGVGGLPWVIMSEIFPINIKVSAGTIVALTSWTTGWFVSYAFNFMFEWSAQGTFYIFGVVGGASLVFIWFLVPETKGQSLEELQASLTGTT is encoded by the exons ATGGTGGTGGAAGAAGATAGAAGAAGCATGGAGGAAGGACTTATTCAGCAAAGGCATCAAAACGACATAGATGATCCTCGTGTTACCACTTGTGTTATACTCAGCACTTTTGTCGCTGTTTGTAGCTCCTTCAGCTTTGGCTGTGCT GGTGGTTATACTTCAGGCGCTGAGTCTCAGATCATGAAGGAGTTAGACCTTTCTATTGCAGAA ACGTTGTGGGCCTGCGATTTGCTTTGCATTTTTGGTTGGCTCTCCATTGCTTTCGCAAAG GATGTCTTGTGGCTGGACGCAGGAAGGATTTCACTAGGCATAGGAGTCGGCTTGATTAGCTACGTG GTACCTGTCTATATTGCGGAAATCACTCCAAAACATGTTCGTGGTGCATTTACTTCTTCGAACCAG CTTTTTCAAAACTGTGGACTGTCCCTTATTTATTTCTTTGGGACTGTGATTAATTGGCGGTTCCTGGCTATTATAG GTGCTCTTCCATGCGTCATTCAAGCGATCGGTATATACTTTATACCGGAATCGCCAAGATGGCTG GCTAAAATCGGCTCAGGTAAAGATGTAGAACACTCTTTGCATCAACTCAGAGGGAGGAGCGCTGATGTTTCGGGTGAATCAGCTGAAATTCAG GTTATGACAAAAAGGCTTGAAGAAGATTCAAAGTCGAGTTTCTATGACATGTTTCAGAAGAAGTATAGACGAACTCTTGTG ATTGGAATTGGTTTAATGTTGATACAACAATTATCTGGAGCTGCTGGAGTCACGTATTATTCAAATACTATATTTAGAAAAGCTG GCTTTTCAGAGACACTTGGGTCAATGATATTTGGTGTGTTCGTG ATCCCAAAAGCCTTGCTGGCTGTAATTTTTGTGGATAAATGGGGAAGACGACCACTCCTATTG GTTTCTGCTGCTGGAATGTCCATTGGATCCTTGCTTATTGGGGTTTGCTTCACGTTACAG GGAATGGATATTCTTCCTGAATTGACTGCAGTGGTCATCTTCATATGCATTCTG GTCTACTTTGGATGTTTTGCCATCGGTGTAGGAGGGCTGCCCTGGGTCATTATGTCCGAG ATTTTTCCGATCAATATTAAAGTTTCAGCTGGGACAATAGTGGCATTAACCTCATGGACCACTGGGTGGTTCGTGAGTTACGCTTTCAACTTTATGTTTGAATGGAGCGCACAAG GAACATTTTACATATTTGGGGTTGTCGGAGGAGCATCATTGGTTTTTATTTGGTTTCTCGTCCCGGAAACCAAAGGACAGTCACTGGAAGAATTACAAGCTTCGCTCACGGGGACAACTTGA
- the LOC106293115 gene encoding sugar transporter ERD6-like 9, producing MEGENSIEKGLLLVNKEETSANTTPLLVFTTFIIVSASFTFGVALGYTAGTMSSIMEDLDLSIAQFSVFGSLLTFGGMIGAIFSAKSADAFGRKMTLWLAEGFCISGWLAIALAKNVIWLDLGRFFVGIGVGLISYVIPVYIAEITPKNVRGTFTFSNQLLQNCGLATVYYLGNFMAWRTIALIGIIPCLIQFFGLFFIPESPRWLAREGGDEECKVVLQKLRGKEANVMKETREIMICVDATANVSMGSLFKKKYTRQLTIGVGLMLLQQLSGSAGISYYAGSIFELAGFPSRIGMTVLSMVVVPKAILGLILVERWGRRPLLMVSALGLCLSCIFLALSFGLKGVPGFVNFTPTMAFIGVLTFNMMFAAGLGALPWIIMSEIFPMDMKAVAGSLVAITNWFTGWIVSYCFNFMLIWSQPGTFSIFAMISGLTILFAWCLVPETRGLSLEEIQLPHANILS from the exons ATGGAGGGAGAGAATAGTATTGAGAAAGGATTATTACTCGTAAATAAGGAAGAAACATCTGCAAATACAACTCCACTTCTTGTTTTTACCACTTTCATTATTGTCTCTGCTTCCTTCACCTTTGGCGTTGCA TTAGGTTATACTGCCGGTACAATGTCTTCCATAATGGAAGATCTTGATCTTTCAATAGCACAA TTTTCAGTATTTGGTTCGCTATTGACTTTTGGAGGAATGATCGGTGCAATATTTAGCGCCAAAAGTGCAGATGCATTTGGCCGTAAGATG ACTTTGTGGCTCGCCGAGGGATTCTGCATAAGTGGATGGCTTGCAATTGCACTAGCCAAG AATGTTATTTGGCTAGATCTGGGACGATTCTTTGTGGGAATTGGAGTTGGTCTCATTAGCTATGTG ATTCCTGTATATATCGCAGAAATAACTCCCAAAAATGTGCGAGGCACTTTTACATTTAGCAATCAG TTGTTGCAAAATTGTGGGCTGGCAACCGTATATTATCTTGGAAATTTCATGGCATGGAGAACGATAGCCCTTATCG GAATTATCCCATGCTTGATACAGTTCTTTGGATTGTTTTTCATCCCCGAGTCTCCAAGATGGCTG GCAAGAGAAGGTGGTGATGAAGAATGTAAAGTTGTTCTTCAGAAGTTAAGAGGAAAAGAAGCTAATGTTATGAAGGAAACTCGTGAAATCATG ATTTGTGTTGATGCTACCGCAAATGTCAGCATGGGAAGTCTTTTCAAAAAGAAATATACTCGTCAACTTACG ATCGGTGTGGGTTTAATGCTTCTGCAGCAATTATCTGGAAGTGCAGGAATATCTTATTACGCAGGCAGCATATTTGAGCTTGCCG GGTTTCCTTCGCGGATTGGAATGACAGTGTTGTCAATGGTTGTG GTACCAAAAGCTATATTGGGTCTGATACTTGTGGAGCGATGGGGAAGACGACCACTTCTGATG GTATCAGCACTAGGGCTATGTTTAAGTTGTATCTTTCTTGCATTATCGTTTGGATTGAAAGGTGTCCCTGGGTTTGTAAATTTTACACCCACCATGGCATTCATAGGAGTATTG ACATTCAATATGATGTTCGCAGCTGGACTAGGAGCACTACCATGGATTATAATGTCTGAG ATATTTCCGATGGACATGAAAGCAGTAGCTGGGAGTTTAGTAGCCATCACGAATTGGTTTACCGGTTGGATCGTCAGCTACTGCTTCAATTTTATGCTTATTTGGAGTCAACCAG GTACTTTTAGTATATTCGCCATGATAAGTGGATTAACAATTTTATTCGCATGGTGTTTGGTGCCTGAAACTCGTGGACTATCCTTAGAAGAAATTCAACTTCCTCATGCTAATATTCTGAGTTGA